A window from Gottschalkiaceae bacterium SANA encodes these proteins:
- a CDS encoding sodium-translocating pyrophosphatase produces the protein MNNMIVAALVGIVALGFAVSKARMIQKVDAGSPRMAEIAGYIHDGAMAFLMREYKTLAMFVGVLFVVLSLLINLPTAVAFLIGAILSAAAGFFGMRVATKANVRTAQAAQEGGMNKALSVAFSGGAVMGMSVVGLGLLGVSLVFYVFVGDNATIEVMTTAASQIAGFGLGASSIALFGRVGGGIYTKAADVGADLVGKVEAGIPEDDPRNPAVIADNVGDNVGDVAGMGADLFESYVGSIISAITLGIVTYGADVQMAEKAVIFPLLLAAAGILSSIVGTLFVRGDEGKDPQRSLDTGTAVSAVLVVAASYFLSNRLLGSSEPFFAIVTGLVVGLLIAKITEYYTSTAYRPVHGIARESQTGASTTIISGLSVGMASTALPIIVLSAGILIAFHFQGLYGIALAAVGMLSTAGMTIAVDAYGPIADNAGGIAEMCDMPKDVRKITDQLDAVGNTTAAIGKGFAIGSAALTALALFSSYIAAVELQTGQALIILLTNPDVIAGLLIGGMLPFLFSAITMQAVGKAANSMIEEVRRQFRDIPGIMEGTTVPEYNRCVDISTSAALREMILPGLIAVIAPIVMGVFVGPEALGGMLAGALVCGVLMAIFMANAGGAWDNAKKYIEEGNYEGKGSEAHKAAVVGDTVGDPFKDTSGPSINILIKLMTIVALVFVPLFL, from the coding sequence TTGAATAACATGATTGTAGCAGCACTGGTAGGCATCGTTGCTCTGGGATTCGCCGTGAGTAAAGCACGGATGATCCAGAAGGTGGACGCGGGATCTCCCCGTATGGCGGAGATTGCGGGTTACATCCACGATGGAGCAATGGCGTTCTTAATGCGAGAGTATAAGACGCTTGCGATGTTTGTTGGGGTTCTATTCGTCGTACTCAGCTTGCTAATCAATCTTCCAACGGCAGTAGCCTTTCTTATAGGCGCTATTCTTTCCGCTGCAGCCGGTTTTTTCGGTATGCGTGTGGCAACAAAAGCAAATGTAAGAACGGCACAAGCTGCTCAAGAAGGCGGGATGAACAAAGCGTTATCCGTAGCCTTTTCGGGTGGAGCCGTAATGGGAATGAGTGTAGTTGGATTGGGTCTCTTGGGCGTTTCATTGGTCTTTTATGTTTTTGTAGGGGACAATGCGACCATAGAGGTCATGACAACGGCAGCAAGTCAAATTGCCGGTTTTGGTTTGGGCGCTTCTTCCATCGCGTTATTTGGACGTGTTGGTGGCGGGATCTATACCAAGGCAGCCGATGTTGGCGCTGACCTAGTTGGAAAGGTTGAAGCAGGTATTCCTGAGGACGATCCTAGAAACCCAGCGGTTATTGCCGATAATGTAGGCGATAACGTCGGTGACGTTGCTGGAATGGGTGCGGATTTGTTTGAATCGTATGTAGGCTCGATTATATCGGCCATTACTTTGGGGATTGTAACATACGGAGCAGACGTTCAAATGGCTGAAAAAGCTGTTATATTTCCGTTACTTTTGGCAGCAGCAGGGATTTTATCATCGATCGTAGGCACACTTTTTGTGCGTGGCGATGAAGGTAAAGATCCTCAACGTTCACTCGACACGGGTACTGCAGTCAGTGCGGTACTTGTTGTAGCCGCTTCTTATTTCTTAAGCAACCGCTTATTGGGATCAAGCGAACCTTTTTTTGCTATTGTTACCGGCTTAGTTGTAGGACTCCTAATCGCAAAAATTACGGAGTATTATACATCAACAGCCTATCGTCCGGTGCATGGTATTGCGCGTGAATCGCAAACGGGTGCTTCGACAACCATTATTTCTGGTTTGTCAGTGGGGATGGCTTCTACAGCCTTGCCGATTATTGTTTTATCTGCAGGTATCTTAATTGCGTTTCATTTCCAAGGCTTGTATGGAATCGCCTTGGCAGCGGTAGGCATGCTGTCTACAGCGGGTATGACCATTGCGGTGGATGCTTACGGTCCCATTGCTGATAATGCTGGTGGAATTGCTGAGATGTGTGATATGCCTAAGGATGTCCGAAAAATCACGGACCAGTTGGATGCAGTTGGAAATACAACCGCAGCTATCGGAAAGGGTTTTGCTATTGGATCGGCAGCTTTAACTGCCTTGGCATTGTTTTCATCCTACATAGCAGCCGTTGAGTTGCAAACGGGACAAGCACTTATTATTCTATTAACGAATCCTGATGTAATTGCAGGCTTGTTGATCGGTGGTATGTTGCCATTCCTATTCTCTGCGATTACAATGCAAGCAGTAGGAAAAGCGGCTAATTCAATGATTGAAGAAGTGAGACGACAATTTCGAGATATTCCTGGCATTATGGAAGGAACTACGGTTCCTGAATATAATCGCTGTGTTGATATTTCAACATCTGCAGCACTACGTGAAATGATTCTGCCCGGCTTGATTGCCGTGATTGCACCAATTGTAATGGGTGTGTTCGTTGGACCAGAAGCATTGGGCGGTATGTTAGCAGGAGCCTTGGTATGTGGCGTGTTGATGGCTATTTTTATGGCAAATGCAGGCGGTGCTTGGGATAATGCGAA
- the secG gene encoding preprotein translocase subunit SecG, translating into MQTLLHIIIIVASLGLIATILLQEGKQAGMSGAIGGGAEQIWGKNKAKSYESKLEKVTSGLAIVFLLSTLILTVVQ; encoded by the coding sequence ATGCAAACATTACTTCATATTATCATTATTGTGGCGAGCTTGGGATTGATCGCGACAATCTTGTTGCAAGAAGGAAAACAAGCAGGTATGTCAGGTGCGATTGGCGGAGGAGCCGAGCAAATTTGGGGAAAAAACAAAGCGAAGTCTTATGAGTCGAAACTTGAAAAAGTAACGTCAGGACTAGCGATTGTATTTCTTCTTTCAACGCTCATTCTAACAGTCGTTCAATAA
- the eno gene encoding phosphopyruvate hydratase, translated as MSIISDVYAREVLDSRGNPTVEVEVVTESGAFGRAIVPSGASTGQFEAVELRDGDKSRYLGKGVLEAVKNVNEIIAPELIGMYDVREQVAVDQAMIELDGTPNKGRLGANAILGVSMAVARAAAEYCGLPLYQYFGGVNAKALPVPMMNIINGGSHADNNVDLQEFMIMPVAAPSFREGLRWCAEVFHTLRGVLKGKGYNTAVGDEGGFAPNLGSNEEALQVIVEAIGKAGFKPGDDFRIAMDPAASEFYEEETGLYNLASEDRKLTSAEMVEYYAGLVAKYPIISIEDGLAEEDWDGFKLFTDRLGEKVQIMGDDLFVTNTERLSKGIKLGIANSILIKVNQIGTITETLDAIEMAKRAGYTAVISHRSGETEDTTIADLVVGTNAGQIKTGAPSRTDRVAKYNQLMRIEEELDTVAQFNGLKSFYNIKA; from the coding sequence ATGAGTATTATTAGTGATGTTTATGCAAGAGAAGTCTTAGACTCTCGAGGAAACCCGACGGTAGAGGTTGAGGTTGTTACTGAAAGCGGCGCTTTTGGTCGCGCAATTGTTCCTTCTGGTGCGTCTACAGGTCAATTCGAAGCAGTAGAGCTTCGAGATGGCGACAAGAGCCGCTACTTGGGCAAAGGTGTTTTGGAAGCAGTGAAAAATGTAAACGAGATTATCGCGCCAGAATTGATTGGCATGTATGATGTACGTGAGCAAGTTGCTGTTGACCAAGCAATGATCGAATTAGACGGAACGCCTAACAAAGGCCGTTTGGGTGCAAACGCGATTTTGGGTGTTTCTATGGCAGTAGCGCGAGCTGCAGCTGAGTACTGTGGTCTTCCACTGTACCAATACTTCGGTGGTGTAAACGCAAAAGCGCTTCCAGTTCCAATGATGAATATCATCAATGGTGGCTCACATGCGGACAACAACGTTGATCTTCAAGAATTTATGATTATGCCAGTTGCAGCTCCTTCTTTCCGTGAAGGCCTTCGATGGTGTGCGGAAGTTTTCCATACGCTTAGAGGCGTATTGAAAGGCAAAGGATACAACACAGCAGTTGGTGATGAAGGTGGATTCGCTCCGAACCTAGGTTCAAACGAAGAAGCACTTCAAGTAATTGTTGAAGCAATCGGCAAAGCCGGCTTCAAACCAGGTGATGACTTCAGAATTGCAATGGACCCTGCAGCGTCAGAGTTCTATGAAGAAGAAACTGGACTTTACAATCTAGCAAGCGAAGACAGAAAATTGACTTCTGCTGAAATGGTTGAGTATTATGCTGGATTGGTAGCAAAATACCCAATTATCTCAATCGAAGATGGTTTGGCTGAAGAAGATTGGGACGGATTTAAATTGTTCACTGACAGATTGGGCGAAAAAGTTCAAATCATGGGTGATGACTTGTTCGTTACAAACACAGAGCGTTTGAGTAAAGGTATCAAATTGGGGATTGCAAACTCAATCTTGATCAAAGTGAACCAAATCGGTACCATCACAGAAACTTTGGATGCGATCGAAATGGCGAAGCGCGCGGGTTACACTGCGGTTATCTCTCATCGATCTGGTGAAACAGAAGATACAACAATCGCTGATTTGGTTGTTGGAACAAACGCTGGACAAATCAAGACTGGCGCACCTTCTCGTACAGATCGTGTAGCAAAATACAATCAATTGATGAGAATCGAAGAAGAATTAGATACGGTTGCTCAATTCAACGGATTGAAATCTTTCTACAACATCAAAGCATAG
- the gpmI gene encoding 2,3-bisphosphoglycerate-independent phosphoglycerate mutase yields the protein MAKQFAGFIILDGWGMAKPGVGNAVHLANTPNFDRLMKEAPHTSVCASGLCVGLPDGQMGNSEVGHLNIGAGRIIYQFLTKITKDIEDGTILENQTIKSAMMDAAKNDKALHFMGLVSQGGVHSHVKHLYGFLRMAKDLGVKKAYVHVFLDGRDVAPNAGLEDVRKLEAEMKLIGLGEIATVSGRYYAMDRDNRWDRVELAYQAMVQGMGPTSESAIDVVSNSYEEKIFDEFVLPTVITKDGAPIATIEDGDSVLFTNFRPDRAREITRAIVDETFTGFNREKKVSTEYVCLTTYDATIENVSVAYPPNSYKNTLGEYVASKGLKQLRIAETEKYAHVTFFFNGGVEAPNVGEDRVLIPSPKVATYDLQPEMSAIEVKDNAVERIRSGEYDLMILNFANPDMVGHTGIIEAAVKAVETVDTCLGEVLAAIEEIGGKAIITADHGNSEQMLTEKGKPMTAHTTNLVPAIFVGTGDLELREGGILADFAPTLLEMMNVEIPEEMTGKSLIKK from the coding sequence ATGGCAAAGCAATTTGCAGGGTTTATTATCCTGGATGGCTGGGGAATGGCAAAGCCGGGTGTCGGCAATGCGGTTCATCTTGCCAACACACCGAATTTCGATCGTTTAATGAAAGAAGCCCCACATACAAGTGTGTGTGCTAGCGGTCTTTGCGTTGGCTTGCCGGATGGGCAAATGGGAAATTCAGAAGTTGGACACTTGAATATTGGTGCGGGAAGAATTATCTATCAATTTCTAACAAAAATCACAAAAGACATTGAAGATGGCACCATTCTTGAGAATCAAACGATAAAATCAGCTATGATGGACGCTGCGAAAAACGATAAGGCGCTTCATTTCATGGGATTGGTTTCTCAGGGTGGGGTTCACTCTCATGTGAAACACCTATATGGATTTTTGCGTATGGCGAAAGATCTGGGTGTGAAAAAGGCTTATGTCCATGTGTTCTTGGATGGTCGTGACGTAGCACCAAACGCTGGCCTCGAAGATGTACGCAAGCTGGAAGCAGAGATGAAGCTGATCGGTCTTGGTGAGATCGCTACGGTTTCTGGACGCTACTACGCCATGGATCGAGACAATCGTTGGGATCGTGTTGAGCTAGCTTATCAAGCTATGGTTCAAGGAATGGGTCCAACAAGTGAATCGGCGATTGACGTTGTTTCAAATTCCTACGAAGAAAAAATCTTTGACGAGTTTGTTCTTCCAACCGTAATCACGAAAGACGGAGCACCAATTGCCACCATAGAAGATGGTGACAGTGTACTCTTCACAAACTTCCGACCCGACCGTGCTCGTGAAATTACGCGTGCGATTGTGGATGAAACCTTTACGGGTTTCAATCGAGAAAAAAAGGTATCAACAGAGTATGTTTGTTTAACAACCTACGATGCAACCATTGAGAATGTATCTGTGGCCTATCCGCCAAATAGTTATAAAAATACCCTTGGCGAATATGTGGCATCAAAGGGGTTAAAGCAGCTTCGAATCGCAGAAACGGAAAAGTACGCCCATGTAACGTTCTTCTTCAACGGTGGTGTGGAAGCGCCTAATGTTGGTGAGGACCGAGTCTTGATTCCATCTCCGAAGGTTGCAACCTATGACCTTCAACCGGAAATGAGCGCAATCGAGGTCAAGGACAATGCGGTGGAACGAATCCGTTCAGGCGAATACGATCTGATGATATTAAACTTTGCCAATCCAGACATGGTGGGACATACCGGCATTATCGAAGCGGCAGTGAAAGCAGTGGAAACTGTTGATACTTGCTTGGGTGAGGTACTGGCAGCCATTGAGGAAATCGGCGGGAAGGCTATTATTACAGCTGACCATGGCAACTCGGAGCAAATGTTGACCGAGAAAGGCAAGCCGATGACGGCACACACGACAAATTTGGTACCAGCCATTTTTGTAGGAACAGGTGATTTGGAATTGCGCGAGGGCGGAATCTTAGCGGATTTTGCACCAACCTTGCTTGAAATGATGAATGTGGAGATCCCAGAAGAGATGACGGGAAAATCACTCATTAAAAAATAG
- the tpiA gene encoding triose-phosphate isomerase: MRIPIIAGNWKMNKTIAEGVALVNGFKAEAANTDVEVVVCVPYVMLPAVKEALAGSKVKIGAQNMHWEEGGAYTGEISPLMLNELGIDYVVIGHSERREYFAETNETVNKKVKSAFAHNLLPIMCCGETLAQREANEHKTLVAEQIRAGIEGLSIEEMSKLVIAYEPIWAIGTGVTATSDQANEMCEMIRDTVAGIYNDEIAEVVRIQYGGSVKPANVTEIMNQPHIDGALVGGASLKADDFTALINF, encoded by the coding sequence ATGAGAATTCCAATTATTGCAGGAAACTGGAAAATGAATAAAACCATAGCAGAAGGTGTTGCTTTGGTGAATGGATTTAAAGCGGAAGCGGCAAATACCGACGTTGAAGTTGTTGTTTGTGTTCCTTATGTCATGCTACCAGCAGTGAAAGAAGCCTTGGCAGGTTCTAAGGTGAAAATCGGCGCTCAAAACATGCATTGGGAAGAGGGCGGAGCTTATACAGGTGAGATTTCTCCCCTGATGCTAAATGAGCTGGGCATCGACTATGTTGTGATTGGTCATTCGGAGCGAAGAGAGTATTTCGCTGAGACGAATGAAACTGTCAATAAAAAAGTAAAATCTGCTTTTGCGCATAATCTTTTGCCAATCATGTGTTGTGGGGAAACCTTGGCACAACGAGAAGCAAACGAGCATAAAACTTTAGTTGCAGAGCAAATTAGAGCTGGTATTGAAGGCTTGAGCATTGAAGAGATGAGCAAGTTGGTTATTGCATACGAGCCAATTTGGGCGATTGGAACTGGTGTAACTGCAACGTCTGATCAAGCAAATGAAATGTGTGAAATGATTCGTGATACTGTAGCTGGGATCTATAATGATGAGATTGCGGAAGTGGTTCGTATTCAATACGGCGGCAGCGTAAAACCCGCGAATGTAACAGAGATTATGAATCAACCTCATATCGATGGAGCATTGGTAGGCGGCGCAAGCTTGAAGGCGGATGACTTCACAGCATTGATTAATTTTTAG